One genomic window of Desulfovibrio aminophilus DSM 12254 includes the following:
- a CDS encoding tetratricopeptide repeat protein has translation MRSCPAILGVFTTEREQRAGRGAATTRDFVQRIHWLVLRLDESGCLALALNERKLPGEVRLPLTRADLLRGYEPAPEIFRDHLLPVLAGLRDKLEILGGSRALDHLSPEETQALKALSIGEELEAQADDIQVARMLLAALPSGAVEFEERAAHDLNGEGVSLRKDGQAARAVLFLEKALEMSPRDDHLHFNLARAYYEKKDEAGCRRCLEKALRLNPNLDPARRFLRFLDTGKGAPPSGPFIVEGL, from the coding sequence ATGAGAAGCTGTCCCGCCATACTCGGGGTCTTCACCACCGAGCGGGAGCAGAGGGCCGGACGCGGCGCGGCCACGACCAGGGATTTCGTCCAGCGCATCCACTGGCTCGTGCTGCGCCTGGACGAATCCGGCTGCCTGGCCCTGGCGCTCAACGAGCGCAAGCTGCCCGGCGAGGTGCGTCTGCCGCTGACGCGCGCGGACCTGCTGCGCGGCTACGAGCCCGCCCCGGAAATCTTCCGCGACCATCTCCTGCCGGTGCTGGCGGGGCTGCGCGACAAGCTGGAGATCCTCGGAGGATCGAGGGCCCTGGACCATCTTTCTCCCGAGGAGACCCAGGCGCTCAAGGCCCTGTCCATCGGGGAGGAGCTCGAGGCCCAGGCCGACGATATCCAGGTGGCGCGGATGCTCCTGGCCGCCCTGCCCTCCGGGGCGGTGGAGTTCGAGGAGCGCGCGGCCCACGACCTGAACGGCGAGGGCGTGAGCCTGCGCAAGGACGGCCAGGCCGCCCGGGCCGTGCTGTTTTTGGAGAAGGCCCTGGAAATGTCCCCTCGCGACGACCATTTGCATTTCAACCTCGCCCGGGCGTATTATGAAAAGAAGGACGAGGCGGGCTGCCGCCGCTGCCTGGAGAAGGCCCTGCGGCTGAACCCGAACCTCGATCCGGCGCGTCGCTTCCTGCGTTTTCTGGACACCGGCAAGGGCGCGCCGCCGAGTGGACCGTTCATCGTGGAGGGCCTATGA
- a CDS encoding DUF5675 family protein has product MLAKIIRLEESGEATLGVLRVDGRLFCLTLELPDRGNAPDVSRIPEGRYQCAPVDSPRFGRAVEVRDVPGRDHILFHPGNTAADTRGCILPGTRPGRMDGRRAVLESAAAMRALLEAAGGRDFELLVTRPAVSDGTPGPDEGENGAASRPIPLRDGAMRAERGL; this is encoded by the coding sequence ATGCTGGCCAAGATCATCCGTCTGGAGGAGTCCGGGGAGGCCACCCTGGGGGTGCTGCGCGTCGACGGACGCCTGTTCTGCCTGACCCTGGAGCTGCCCGACCGGGGCAACGCCCCCGACGTCTCGCGCATCCCCGAGGGCCGCTACCAGTGCGCGCCCGTGGATTCCCCGCGCTTCGGCCGGGCCGTCGAGGTGCGCGACGTGCCGGGCCGCGACCATATTCTCTTCCATCCCGGCAACACCGCCGCCGACACCCGGGGCTGCATCCTGCCCGGAACCCGCCCCGGCCGCATGGACGGCCGCCGCGCCGTGCTGGAGAGCGCGGCCGCCATGCGCGCCCTGCTGGAGGCCGCCGGAGGCCGGGACTTCGAACTGCTCGTCACGCGCCCGGCCGTTTCCGACGGGACGCCGGGGCCGGATGAGGGCGAAAACGGCGCGGCGTCGCGGCCGATCCCGCTTCGCGACGGGGCCATGCGGGCCGAACGGGGGCTGTGA
- a CDS encoding sensor histidine kinase, which yields MRTPRLSSIRAALFTVVLGAMLPALALLLWAGAEHARHLQEERVQDARRTVAALAQIQERITENTRQMLATLAVVPEVRRGGPASAAVLKSILDQNPQYANLLLVDARGDLASTALDAAGVNIADRDYFRSALAARGFATGEYIVSRTTGEPSFPFTQALLDADGNVSGVLVASLRLSSYAPLAHKLRLPPNSMLGIVDRAGRRLYRYPAQADSPLGGVIKPENMAAITAGPDADILFLSDQDDLPRLYAYKKLRLAPRDYPYMTLVLGMPESPLAAVARSALARNVTLLVMVTVLTLFWAWFLAETVLGGRLQAITSAAARIREGDLAARTGLPPDSSDIGEVAQALDRMAEALQQRERERVETAEAMTRSLREKETLLREIHHRVKNNLQLILSLVRLQAMHAGGEPGPDFAARMENRIRAMALVHELLYESDDLGGVDLAVYVPRLAQAVIRASAPPGGVKLSVDIVPARLPLDQAVPFALLLNELLTNACKYGLPPDRPGRLDVSLIHADDGLALRVADEGPGLPQGFDPLQGSSLGMRLVTGLADQLGGALSWTSDNGAVFTLHLPGFGAPFGGS from the coding sequence ATGCGGACGCCCCGCCTCAGCTCCATCCGGGCGGCCTTGTTCACCGTGGTCCTCGGAGCCATGCTCCCGGCCCTGGCGCTGCTCCTTTGGGCCGGCGCGGAACACGCCCGCCACCTCCAGGAAGAGCGGGTCCAGGACGCCCGCCGCACCGTGGCGGCCCTGGCCCAGATCCAGGAACGCATCACCGAGAACACCCGCCAGATGCTCGCCACCCTGGCCGTGGTGCCCGAAGTGCGCCGGGGCGGCCCGGCCAGCGCCGCCGTGCTCAAGAGCATCCTGGACCAGAACCCGCAATATGCGAACCTCCTCCTGGTGGACGCCCGGGGCGATCTGGCCTCCACCGCCCTGGACGCCGCGGGCGTGAACATCGCGGACCGCGACTACTTCCGCTCGGCCCTGGCCGCGCGCGGCTTCGCCACCGGGGAATACATCGTCAGCCGGACCACCGGCGAACCCTCCTTCCCCTTCACCCAGGCCCTGCTCGACGCCGACGGGAACGTCTCCGGCGTGCTCGTGGCCTCCCTCCGCCTCTCCTCCTACGCGCCCCTGGCGCACAAGCTGCGCCTGCCCCCGAACTCCATGCTCGGCATCGTGGACCGCGCCGGGCGGCGGCTCTACCGCTATCCCGCCCAGGCCGACAGCCCCCTGGGCGGGGTGATCAAGCCCGAAAACATGGCGGCCATCACCGCCGGGCCCGACGCCGACATCCTCTTCCTGAGCGACCAGGACGACCTGCCCCGGCTCTACGCCTACAAGAAACTGCGCCTCGCCCCCCGGGACTACCCCTACATGACCCTGGTGCTCGGCATGCCCGAAAGCCCCCTGGCCGCCGTGGCCCGCTCCGCGCTCGCCCGCAACGTGACCCTGCTCGTCATGGTCACCGTCCTGACCCTGTTCTGGGCCTGGTTCCTGGCCGAAACCGTCCTCGGCGGCAGGCTCCAGGCCATCACCTCGGCCGCCGCGCGCATCCGCGAGGGCGACCTCGCCGCCCGCACCGGCCTGCCCCCCGATTCCTCGGACATCGGCGAGGTGGCCCAGGCCCTGGACCGCATGGCCGAGGCCCTGCAGCAGCGCGAACGCGAGCGGGTCGAAACCGCCGAGGCCATGACCCGCTCCCTGCGCGAAAAGGAAACCCTCCTGCGCGAGATCCACCACCGGGTCAAGAACAACCTCCAGCTCATCCTCTCCCTGGTGCGGCTCCAGGCCATGCATGCGGGCGGTGAGCCCGGCCCGGACTTCGCCGCCCGCATGGAGAACCGCATCCGGGCCATGGCCCTGGTCCACGAACTGCTCTACGAATCCGACGACCTCGGCGGCGTGGACCTGGCCGTCTACGTGCCCCGCCTGGCCCAGGCCGTGATCCGGGCCTCGGCCCCGCCCGGAGGCGTCAAGCTCTCGGTCGACATCGTCCCGGCCCGCCTGCCCCTGGACCAGGCCGTGCCCTTCGCCCTGCTGCTCAACGAGCTGCTGACCAACGCCTGCAAATACGGCCTGCCGCCCGACCGCCCCGGCCGCCTGGACGTCTCCCTGATCCACGCGGACGACGGGCTCGCCCTGCGCGTGGCCGACGAGGGCCCCGGACTGCCCCAGGGCTTCGATCCCCTCCAGGGCTCCAGCCTCGGCATGCGCCTCGTCACCGGACTGGCCGACCAGCTCGGCGGCGCGCTCTCCTGGACCTCGGACAACGGCGCCGTCTTCACCCTCCACCTCCCCGGCTTCGGCGCCCCCTTCGGGGGTTCATAA